A stretch of Aureispira sp. CCB-E DNA encodes these proteins:
- a CDS encoding acyl-CoA dehydrogenase family protein: MNFELTEEHLAVKEAARDFAQQELLPGVIERDSKMIHATEQLKKMGELGFLGMMVDPKYGGGGMDALSYVLAMEEISKVDNSCSVCMSVNNSLVCWGLEEYGTEEQKQKYLTKLATGEWIGAFCLSEPEAGSDATSQRTTAIDMGDHYVLNGTKNWITNGGTSRVHLVIAQTDVEKGHRGINAFIVETDWDGVVIGAKEDKLGIRSSDTHTIMYNDVKVPKENRIGADGFGFKFAMKTLSGGRIGIAAQALGIAGGAYELASAYAKERSAFGKPIIKHQGVSFKLATMATEIEAAKMLVYRAAWLKDQHMEYDLAGSQAKLYASEVAMRTTVEAVQVHGGYGFVKEYHVERLMRDAKITQIYEGTSEVQRIVIGRFNEKGQLYVPVVNLHKVE; encoded by the coding sequence ATGAATTTTGAATTAACCGAAGAGCATTTAGCAGTAAAAGAGGCTGCTCGTGATTTTGCACAACAAGAACTATTACCTGGCGTTATTGAGCGCGATTCTAAAATGATTCACGCTACTGAGCAACTCAAAAAAATGGGGGAACTTGGCTTTTTGGGGATGATGGTTGACCCTAAGTATGGGGGAGGAGGAATGGATGCACTTTCTTATGTGTTGGCTATGGAAGAAATTTCTAAAGTAGATAACTCCTGTTCTGTTTGTATGTCTGTTAACAACTCATTGGTTTGTTGGGGATTAGAGGAGTATGGAACGGAAGAACAAAAACAAAAGTATTTGACAAAATTAGCCACTGGTGAATGGATTGGTGCTTTTTGTTTATCTGAACCAGAAGCGGGCTCTGATGCTACCTCTCAACGTACAACAGCGATTGATATGGGCGACCATTATGTTTTGAATGGTACCAAAAATTGGATTACAAATGGAGGAACATCTAGAGTACACTTAGTAATTGCACAAACGGATGTAGAGAAAGGACACAGAGGAATTAATGCTTTTATTGTTGAAACAGATTGGGATGGTGTTGTAATTGGAGCTAAAGAAGATAAGCTAGGAATCCGTTCTTCAGATACGCACACTATCATGTACAATGATGTTAAAGTTCCTAAAGAAAATCGTATTGGAGCAGATGGCTTTGGATTTAAATTTGCTATGAAAACGCTTTCTGGTGGTCGTATAGGGATTGCTGCACAAGCGTTAGGAATTGCAGGAGGTGCTTATGAATTAGCTTCTGCTTATGCCAAAGAGCGCAGTGCTTTTGGAAAGCCAATTATTAAGCATCAAGGTGTTAGCTTTAAGTTGGCTACTATGGCAACTGAAATAGAAGCTGCTAAAATGTTGGTATATCGTGCTGCTTGGTTAAAAGACCAACACATGGAATATGATTTAGCAGGTTCTCAAGCTAAACTATATGCTTCTGAAGTAGCTATGCGCACAACAGTTGAGGCTGTACAGGTGCATGGAGGATATGGTTTTGTAAAAGAATATCACGTAGAGCGTTTGATGCGTGATGCGAAAATTACACAAATCTATGAAGGCACTTCGGAAGTTCAACGCATCGTTATTGGGCGATTCAACGAAAAAGGACAGTTATATGTGCCTGTTGTAAATTTGCATAAAGTTGAGTAG
- a CDS encoding methyltransferase has protein sequence MANRMSAIEAKYEAQKIAFAPIFFHATVCLKELNILDVIAKARVGLTLEEIAEQTGLSHYGVKVLLEAGLCINIVEQDEEKKYRLTTVGRFIRSDRMTEVNMNFAKDVCYAGLEHLKESIVEGKPAGLKVFGDWPTVYEGLSQLPDQVKKSWFEFDHFYSDDAFPYALDLVFKEPVHNLFDIGGNTGKWARACCEYNDQVNIKMLDLPGQLNVAKETNAKEPYSDRISYFEINLLDEEQAIPKGADTVWMSQFLDCFSSDEILSILKRVHDAVDENAFVYILEPFWNNQRFPASEFCLVGTSLYFTCIANGNSKMYHSEEMKKMSVDTGFEVVDTFELIGDSYHTLLKLKKRS, from the coding sequence ATGGCAAATCGAATGTCTGCTATTGAAGCAAAGTATGAAGCGCAAAAAATAGCATTTGCACCTATCTTTTTTCACGCAACAGTATGTCTTAAGGAACTAAATATTTTAGACGTTATAGCTAAAGCTAGAGTAGGACTTACTTTAGAAGAAATTGCAGAACAAACAGGATTGTCACATTATGGCGTAAAAGTTCTTTTAGAGGCTGGTTTGTGCATTAATATTGTTGAGCAAGACGAGGAAAAAAAATACAGATTGACAACTGTTGGACGCTTTATCCGTTCGGATCGAATGACAGAGGTTAATATGAATTTTGCTAAAGATGTTTGTTATGCAGGTTTGGAGCATTTAAAAGAGTCTATTGTAGAAGGAAAACCTGCTGGTCTAAAAGTCTTTGGTGATTGGCCAACAGTATACGAAGGTTTGTCTCAATTGCCAGATCAAGTCAAAAAATCTTGGTTTGAGTTTGATCATTTTTATTCTGATGATGCTTTTCCTTATGCTTTAGACCTTGTATTTAAAGAGCCTGTGCACAATTTATTTGATATTGGAGGCAATACAGGAAAATGGGCAAGAGCTTGTTGCGAATACAACGATCAAGTCAACATAAAAATGTTAGACTTACCTGGACAGCTAAATGTAGCGAAGGAAACAAATGCCAAAGAGCCTTATTCGGATCGAATCAGCTATTTTGAAATCAATCTATTAGATGAAGAACAAGCGATTCCAAAAGGTGCAGATACGGTATGGATGAGTCAGTTTTTAGATTGTTTTAGTTCGGATGAAATTTTATCTATTTTAAAACGAGTACATGATGCTGTAGACGAAAATGCTTTTGTTTACATTTTAGAGCCATTTTGGAATAACCAACGATTCCCTGCAAGTGAATTCTGTTTGGTAGGAACATCTCTTTACTTTACTTGTATTGCTAATGGAAATAGCAAAATGTATCATTCAGAAGAGATGAAAAAAATGTCTGTAGATACAGGATTTGAAGTAGTGGATACATTTGAACTCATAGGAGATTCTTATCATACTTTGTTAAAACTTAAGAAAAGAAGTTAA